The DNA window CTTAGAGTTGGCCATTGAGGAGAAACAGCCCCCCTCCTTTGAGCAGATCCTCGCGCACCCCAATCGCAGCACTCGCCTCTCCGCCGGGTTGTTCTTGGTGAACCTTGCCTTGGGTGCCGATTGCCTTGTGCTGACGAGGCAGGACAAGGAAGGAATGGGCGGGCTGGTGCTTGGCATCGAGGTGGGATATACGTACACGCCGTTCGCAGGGGGGTGGCAGGCTGACGAGGTTGACATCTCGGGAGGCCCGGATGCCTCTCTCAATGGGCCTTATCTCCGATTGAAGATCGGAGGGGGAGGGAAGAGACGCTGAGGCATGGGGAGCAGGCAGGGACCTGCCCAAGCACAAAGCCGGGAGTAAGTCGATGGGAGAGAATCTTCCGCGCATCGGTGTGTTTGTCTGCGACTGCGGCCTGAACATCGCGGGCGCCGTGGACACCGCAGCGGTGGCCGAATACGCCAAGACCTTGCCGGGAGTGGTGGCGGTCATCCGTAACACCTACACTTGTGCTGACCCTGGCCAGAACGAAATCAAAAGGGCCATCGTCGAGCATAAGTTAGAGCGGGTGGTGGTGGCCTCGTGCACGCCGAAGATCCACGAGCCGACCTTCCGCACATGCGTTGAGGAGGCAGGGCTCAACAAGTACCTCTTCGAGATGGCCAACATCCGCGAGCACTGCAGTTGGGTGCACCAGTACGACCGCGCGGCTGCTACCGAGAAGGCCAAGGACCTGGTGCGCAGCGCCGTGTACCGTGCACGCTTCTTGGAGCCCCAGAGGGAGCCTGTCTACCCGGTGACCAAGGCGGCACTGGTCATCGGCGGCGGCGTGGCCGGCATCCAGGCTGCGCTGAACCGTGCGGATGCCGGGCACCAAGTCTACCTGGTGGAAAAGGAGCCGTCCATCGGCGGCATTATGGCCGCCCTGGACAAGATCTACCCGACCATGGACTGCGCCATATGAATCCTCGGGCCGAAGATGATGGATGTCGGTCGACATCCCAAAATCGAGCTCTTCACCTACAGCCAGGTAGACGAAGTCACCGGTTTCGTCGGCAACTTCAAGGTCAAGATCCGCAGGAAGGCCCGCTATGTGCGGGTGGAGGATTGCACCGCCTGCGGTGAATGCGCCAAGGTCTGCCCGGTGGTGGTCCCGGACGAGTACCAGCAGGGCTTCTCTTCGCGCAAGGCCATCTACTTGCCCTTTGCCCAGGCGGTGCCGTCGGCCTATATCTTGGACATGGCCCACTGCTTAGGCACTAACCCCATCGCCTGCGGCAAGTGCGCGAAGGTGTGCGCCAAGAAGTGCATTGACTATGACATGCAGGACGAACTTGTGGAGCGGGAGGTGGGGGCCATCATCGTCGCCACCGGCCTGGACGTCTATGACCCACGCCCCTTGGACGAGTTCGGCTACACGCGCTTCGAGAACGTCATTACGACCATGGAGTTCGAGCGTCCCATCTGTGCCGGTGGCCCGACCGCCGGACATTTCATCCGTCCGACCGATCGCCGCGTGCCCAAGACCGTGGGCTTCATCCAGTGCGTCGGCTCTCGTTCCACCAAGCGCGGCAACCGCTACTGTAGCAACGTCTGTTGCATGAACACGGTGAAAGATACACTTCTCCTCAAGGACCACTACCCGGAGGTGCAATGCAAGGTCTTTTACCTGGACATGCGCGCCTTCGGCAAAGGTTTTGAGGAGATGTTCCGGCGGAGCAAAGAGGAGGGGGTGCAGTACATCCGCGGCATTCCCGGCGATATCTACGAAGACCCGGTGACCAAGAATCTGGTGCTCCTGGTGGAAAACACCATGACCGGCAAGATCGAAGAAAATGAGCTTGAAATGGTGGTCTTGGCAGTGGGGATGCAGGCGCGGGCAGAGCAGAAGGACTTGCAGAAGCTGCTTACGCTGTCCAACACCGCAGACGGCTTCCTGTTGGAGTCCCACCCTAAGCTGAAGCCGGTAGATGCGCCCACGCAGGGCGTCTTCTACGCCGGGTGTGGGGAGGCTCCCAAGGACATTAAGGACAGTGTGACCCAGGCCGGGGCAGCTGCTGCTCGCGCCGGCATCCTGCTCAATGCTGGCCAGGTGACCATCGAGGCGATTACTTCCATGCTGGCTCCGGCGCGGTGCACGTTCTGCGGCCTGTGCAGTAGGGTGTGCCCCTTTCATGCGATTATTCCCCCGGACCGCAAGAAGAATCAGTACCCAGTGTTCATCGAAGCGGCGTGTGCGGGGTGTGGTGCCTGTGCCGCGGGGTGCCCCACGGACGCCATCCACATGCGGCACTTCCGGGACGAGCAGATCCTGGCGCAGATCCAGGCCCTGCTGGAAGAAAGGCCTGAGGAGAAGATCCTTGCTTTTGCCTGCAACTGGTGCTGGTATGCTGGCGGCGACAATGCGGGCACCGCCCGCCTCCAATACCCACCGACCGCCCGGCTGATTCGCACCATGTGCAGTGGCCGTGTGGATGAAAAGTTCGTCTGGTACGGCTTCAAGTTGGGCGCGCCCATCGTGTTGGTGTCTGGGTGTCATTTCGCCGACTGCCACTATGTCAATGCCGTGCAGTGGACGCAGCGCCGGGAGGAGCGTCTCTGGGACAAGTTGGAAAAGAAAGGCATCCGCCCGGAGCGGCTGCAGTTGGAGTGGATCAGCGCCGCCGAGGGGCAAAAGTTCGCGCGCGTCATGCGAGAATTGGAGGAAATGCGCCAGAAGGTGACCTTAGAGGAGATCCGCCAGACCATGGAGATCCTCAAGGACTATGATCCGCTGCAGAAGGAGAGCACAGCGGCTGCCGCATCGGCGTAGGGAAAAGGGAACGAGCGTCGCCTATGGGGGAAGCAAAGTTCAAATGCCTGCGCTGCGGCTACGAATTCATGGCCCACTATGACCCGAAAATTACCGAGGAGCGGGCCTGTCCGAAATGCCACAGCAACAGTGTGCGGCGCATCAAGGAGGAAAGCCCAAGGTAGGCCTGCCGGAGGTTGGTGGGGGGCCGCACTGCTGGGGGACCAAGTGCTAGCCCGCGACGTCAGGGCGTCCACCCAGTCCGTGCTGCTCTGTCCTGAGCGGAGCGCCGAATGGCATTTTGGGCCCCCTGCAGTGCGGGTGCTTCAGGCGCGCGACGAGGCCGTTGCCGCAAGTACCTGGGTCCCTCTCCGGATAGCCGTCTAATGACCTGCAATCAGGACGCCAATGGAAACCGTTCTCCATCGCCTCAGAGAGAGGGTTGCGCATCTCGGCAACCATAATCAGAAATACCTCCGCATGATCGACCTCCACCTGGATTCGTTGGTGGAGCGGCTGGAGGCTTCTGGCGCCATTGACCAGGTGCACCTGTGGACGGTAGGGCGCGATCTGCATGCCGAGATGGAGGTGGTGCGCACTCAGGGCACCACGGAGAAGGA is part of the candidate division KSB1 bacterium genome and encodes:
- a CDS encoding hydrogenase maturation nickel metallochaperone HypA, which gives rise to MGEAKFKCLRCGYEFMAHYDPKITEERACPKCHSNSVRRIKEESPR
- a CDS encoding FAD-dependent oxidoreductase — encoded protein: MGENLPRIGVFVCDCGLNIAGAVDTAAVAEYAKTLPGVVAVIRNTYTCADPGQNEIKRAIVEHKLERVVVASCTPKIHEPTFRTCVEEAGLNKYLFEMANIREHCSWVHQYDRAAATEKAKDLVRSAVYRARFLEPQREPVYPVTKAALVIGGGVAGIQAALNRADAGHQVYLVEKEPSIGGIMAALDKIYPTMDCAI
- a CDS encoding hydrogenase iron-sulfur subunit encodes the protein MMDVGRHPKIELFTYSQVDEVTGFVGNFKVKIRRKARYVRVEDCTACGECAKVCPVVVPDEYQQGFSSRKAIYLPFAQAVPSAYILDMAHCLGTNPIACGKCAKVCAKKCIDYDMQDELVEREVGAIIVATGLDVYDPRPLDEFGYTRFENVITTMEFERPICAGGPTAGHFIRPTDRRVPKTVGFIQCVGSRSTKRGNRYCSNVCCMNTVKDTLLLKDHYPEVQCKVFYLDMRAFGKGFEEMFRRSKEEGVQYIRGIPGDIYEDPVTKNLVLLVENTMTGKIEENELEMVVLAVGMQARAEQKDLQKLLTLSNTADGFLLESHPKLKPVDAPTQGVFYAGCGEAPKDIKDSVTQAGAAAARAGILLNAGQVTIEAITSMLAPARCTFCGLCSRVCPFHAIIPPDRKKNQYPVFIEAACAGCGACAAGCPTDAIHMRHFRDEQILAQIQALLEERPEEKILAFACNWCWYAGGDNAGTARLQYPPTARLIRTMCSGRVDEKFVWYGFKLGAPIVLVSGCHFADCHYVNAVQWTQRREERLWDKLEKKGIRPERLQLEWISAAEGQKFARVMRELEEMRQKVTLEEIRQTMEILKDYDPLQKESTAAAASA